The Syngnathus scovelli strain Florida chromosome 7, RoL_Ssco_1.2, whole genome shotgun sequence DNA window TAAGCTAAAGTGCTGAGCCGGCACTTTTCGTGTGTTATTTCAAGTCAGTCGCCCGACTTTCCTGCTACCATTTCCCCGAACGCAATCGCCCTGCACCTCTTTGcaggggtcaaaggtcaggGGGCAACAAAAGGACAACGCGACCAGGGAAGTGAAAGGAACTGCGGACGGATGCGGtggtcaacatttcacatttccaCCAAAAGCGTCAACGGCGCCAGGCTTCGTCTCGTTAGCTTGCGTTGAGAATTGAAAAGGAGGCGCAGACGTCAGAGCGGGCCTGTGAAAACGTGACGCTGGCTCAAATtgggcgtgcgtgtgcgcgtgcgtgcctaTTTTGCACTCGTTCCCACGACACCAAATGACccgccggcccggcccggcccggcctggcACAGCCCGACTTCCTCTCTTGCTCGCTGGCCTAAAAAGGAGAAAATGTCCTCCAACTGTGGGCTGTCTGAATTTCAATTACGATTTCcgactgagattttttttctttttttcccccgtcaAGGCTGCGGATTTAAATCGTACATAAAGTGATGGCACTTTATGCCTCGTTGTCAAAACATGCAAGCAAGTTTTTCTCCACTTACATGGGCCGCTTGCGTGGcgtgcgtggcgtggcgtggcgtccaGCGTCACCGTGTGACGTCGGCTGAATGTCACCTGCTCGTGGGTGAATGATGCGTTCAGGAACGGCTTGCAAATGTACTGCACGCCATGGAGTCCCAATAAGCAGGTATGCTTGCTTACTCACCCAAAGTGGTTGGGGCGGGGCGGGTGTTATGATGACTTCATTCCAAAGCTTCTGCTTGCTCGTTAATAAAggaccccccccgcccccacaaCAACCACAACAGTAGCTTAATACTCTATTTTCGGTATCAACATAAGGTGACTGCACTGCTCTCTTTTGGTTAGTTTGCGCAACTTCAAGTTGGCGTTGGACCCAAAGTTGTCCGCTAGAGGGCACAATAAATAGGCGAAGGGATTGGGACGCGGATCTTCCAAGAATCCATCAATCAGAGTCTTTCATTCAGGACGATTATTGACATTTGGGATGATCGACAAACGAGCTGAGTTTTTTGGTTTTAAGTATgaaatgcttttatttttgctCTTTCTCCGTTGCGCATGTGATCCTTcacctcctctcctctcctctcctctcctctcctctcctctcctctcctctcctctcctctcctctcctctcctctcctctcctctcctctggtTTTCTGTCATACCCCGCCATCTCCTGGCTGGCGCGTTTCCTCACAGGCTCTCACGTTCCTCCCATCCATCGTATGTCCACAGTTCGGCCGAGGCCGCTTTGCTTCTTCTCAGCTCAGTCTCCTCCGCTCTCATCGGCACGCCTGAGATGTTTCCTGACCTCCTCGGGTCCTAAATGTTGCTGAGGCTGGGCGCGGCGGTGAGGGAGACGCTCCCGTCCCCTCTGGACAGCTTGGCCAGCAAAGACTCTCGAAACTTGTGGCACATGAGGAAGTAGATGACGGGATCCAGGCAGACGTTGACGGCGGACAGGAAGAGCGTGGCCTCCTTGGCCTGGAAGAGCAGGAGGCGCGAGGCTGGGCTGAACCCGGACGCCGGCATCTGGCTGAGGGTGTAGGGCACGCGGCAGACGTGGTAGGGCACGAAGCAGATGAAGAAGACGGCCAGGATGCAGAAGATGCTACGGTTGGACTTGCGCCGCACGTCGTCGCCGCGGCGGCCACTGCCGCCGCCCTGGGGGCGGGATGAGCGGTAGATGCGGCGGGTGATGGAGGAGTAACAGAAGGCCAGAACCAGCAGAGTGAGCCAGAAGAGGCCCACGCTGAAGAAGGTGGACACGCGGTGCCACTGCACCCCCAGCGGGCTCTTCAGCCTCATGCAGTGGCGAGACGTCTCctggtcggccggccggccggtcagCACGGCGTTGGGCAGCACGCACAGGATGAGGAGGCTCCAAGccagcagcgccaggagccgggCCGCGCCCACCCTCTGAAGGAAGTGGGCCGAGGCGGAGGCGCCCGAGCGGCGCACCACCTTGACGTAGCGCTCCAGGCTGATGAGGCCCATGAAGAGAATGCCCACGTACATGGACGAGTAGAAGAGCACCGAGGTGTAGCGGCACAGAACCACGTGGAGGCGCCAGCCGCCCAGCCCCAGCTGCGCCGCCACCCGGAAGGGGAAGGTGGCCAGCATCAGGAGGTCGGCCACCGCCATGTTCTTCAGGTACACCACCAGGGCCGAGTCGCTGGGCACCCGGAAGAAGATCCAGGCGGCCGCGCCGTTGAGCGGCACGCCCGCCGCGCAGAGGAGCAGGTAGAGCCAGGGCAGCACCCCATGCGTCAGCACGCCGCTGGCGTCCGATTGGTTGACGGTCAGCTGTGTGGCGTTGACGGGATCCATCCCTGCGAAGGTCAAAGGCAGCCTTCAGCATTGCGCTCCTTCTCAAGCATCATTCGCACTGGAAAATGGCCCATCTTTTGGAAATCAAGAATTCACTTCTCCCAACCAACGCAAAGTAGCCTGCAGGTCGTTTGTCTGATCAAAGCTGTTTGACACGCTCTACTCACGCGAGTCTTTTCCCAGTGGTCGCGTCGCGGCgtgtctcgtctcgtctcgtctcggcTGTGTCTCGTCCTcacgctggccggccggcccgcccgtgctctctgctctttgtccctcGCGCGAGTGGAGGTGCTTTCCCAGCCTGAACGAGAACTTTGGAACAATGCGGCGCAATGCCTGCACGGGGGCACGCCGGCCTGCTTTGAAGTCCTTCCGTGCGGAGGAGATAAGAGGAAGCGCTCCTCTCAGAGCGAGCCGGCCGGCCACGccacgccgcgccgcgccacttTGCGGGAGAATGGCAGGAAGAGCGCGGAGCAAAGGCCGAGCGCTCGGCATCTCTCCTGAAACAACAGGCCGAGCGCCGGGCACGTCTCCTGAAACAACAGGCGAGCGACTCCTCGGCCGACTATTTGTTTGTACAACGAAATGTCTTTGATGCATGCGTGCTGTCCGAGGGAAGAGCATCCACTGCACCTAACTAAGCTTTCTTCTGTCTTCCTTGCTCTTTGACAATCAAATGTCAATTTGCTACAACCCAACTCTTTTGGCTGACTTGAGTTGCGCTTTGG harbors:
- the plekhg2 gene encoding P2Y purinoceptor 14 isoform X2, whose amino-acid sequence is MLFPRTARMHQRHFVVQTNSRPRSRSPVVSGDVPGARPVVSGEMPSARPLLRALPAILPQSGAARRGVAGRLALRGALPLISSARKDFKAGRRAPVQALRRIVPKFSFRLGKHLHSREGQRAESTGGPAGQREDETQPRRDETRHAATRPLGKDSRMDPVNATQLTVNQSDASGVLTHGVLPWLYLLLCAAGVPLNGAAAWIFFRVPSDSALVVYLKNMAVADLLMLATFPFRVAAQLGLGGWRLHVVLCRYTSVLFYSSMYVGILFMGLISLERYVKVVRRSGASASAHFLQRVGAARLLALLAWSLLILCVLPNAVLTGRPADQETSRHCMRLKSPLGVQWHRVSTFFSVGLFWLTLLVLAFCYSSITRRIYRSSRPQGGGSGRRGDDVRRKSNRSIFCILAVFFICFVPYHVCRVPYTLSQMPASGFSPASRLLLFQAKEATLFLSAVNVCLDPVIYFLMCHKFRESLLAKLSRGDGSVSLTAAPSLSNI